From Phycisphaerae bacterium:
CGATACACGGTACCCCGCTGGCCCGCCATTCAATCGATGCTTTCCGCTGGCTGGCTCCCCGGCCGGTCGTCTGCCTCGTGGGCTATCGCCACCAGGAAGTGGCGGCCGCGCTCGGGAGCGACAATATCTACGTCTTGTCCGACAATCCCACCGGCGGAACCGCCTTCCCCGCTTTCGAATCGTTGTGCGTGCCCGGACTCCTCGAAAGCAACCCGGTACTCATCATCACTATGGGCGATCGCATCGTGCCGTCCAGCGTGTTCCGGATGTTGTGCGAGACGCATTGCGCCGAACCGCGGGAAGCGGACCTGAGCTTCCTCACCGCACGATACGAGCAGTCCCGCATCCGTGGAAAGGGCCGCGTTCTGCGAAATGAGAGCGGCCGGGTCGTCCGCATCGTCGAGGATCGCGACCTTGCCGCCGAGAAGGATGAACTCGTCCGTCAGGCGCTGCTGACCCTGACCGAGGGGAACTGCCCGCTCTACGCCGTTCGGGCTGCTACCCTCCACCGCCACCTGGCTACACTGACCAACGGCAACGCTCAGGGACAGTACTATCTGACCGACCTCGTGGAGGCCGTCAGCCGTGACGGCGGCGATATCCGCACCATCACCACCACTCCAGCCGATCCCGAATACGATCTGCTCTGCTCGGACGTCACCCACCCGATCGACCTCGCCCTGTTGGAGGGCAAGATGGCCTCGGCTATCGGGCTGTTTGCGGAAATCCGCGAGGTTGAGGAGGCCGTCCGGGCGATTGCCGCCAATCGGCCTGGGGGGCAGGTCGCTTCTATCGCCTGCCAGCTCGAAGAGTTGGTCGCGGCCGACGGCCGGGAGAAGCTGGGTTTCCGGCCGGACTCGCCGGTGGGCATCGGTATCGCCGGTGGGCGACTCCGCATCGCCTTCATGCACCCGGACATGGTGCGCTTCTTTGGGCCCGCCTGGCAGATGCCAATCGGGGCGGGCAACGAGATCGGCCGGGAACAGATCGTCGTGTTGTCGCAGGGCGCCGACGACCGCCGCGTCCATCTCTACCCCCTGGACCCGAAGTACCGCGAATGCGTGAATTCCGTCCCGTCCGACCAAGAGGCCATGTACCCTGGCCGCGACATCTCCGACTGGAACACATACGAGGGCTTCGGCACGCGGATGAGCGAGACGCTTCTGCTTTCGCTCGGCTATTTCAGCAACGAAGAGTTGGAGCGTCGCCGCCAGAGAGGGCAGCCCTTGCCGCCGCCGTCCCTGTGGATCAGCAACAACATGCGCCGGCCTTTCGCCCTGGTCGGCAATGCCATCGCCTCCATGCGCACACTGCGCGAGGGAAGCCTGGGGGCCAGGGTTCAGCAGCAACTCGGGCGGGAGAGCTTCAAGGGACTGAGGCTGGTCTGCACGGGCAACATTCCGCAGGGTGGCTTCTCCAGCTCGTCAGCGGTGACCGTCGCGACCAAAAACTCGATCAACGCCCTGTTTGAGATCGGGATTCCCCCCGACGTGCTCGTCCACCTCGCGGCCCAGGCCGAATACGGCACAGGCGTGCGCGCCGGCTCGCTCGACCAAGCCACCGCGCAGAAGGGCAGAGCCGGCCAGGGCACGCTGATTTCCTCAAATCCGCGCGACAACTACCGCATCATCGGCACCTACCCGGTGCCCACGGAGCGCTTTCAGGTCATCTTCCCTTACAGCGTGGAGCGCGATCGTGAGGCATGGCGATGGTCATGGGGTATGTATGCCGCCGGCGCTGACTCAGGCCGCCCGACCACCGGCGAACTGCGAAAGCTGACCGGGAAGGCCGCCGAGCTGGCCGCCATCCTCACCCGACTGCCGCTGGACGTCGACCTGTTCAGCAAGATCGAGGACGACTTGGTCCAGGACGGGCTCCTCGGCGTCGAAAGCCGGGCATGGATCTGCTCGGTACTCCGAGCCTTGCCGCTCTTGATCGCTCAGGACGAACTGCGACAGCGCGTGTCGGCGAGTACCGATTGGTACGTCGGCGAGTTGATCGAGTGCGGCCGACTCGATCCGCCCACGGCACGCCACAGGGCCGAGAGCACTTTTGACTCCGTCTTCGCGGGATGGCGCGACCCTGTTCTGCGGCGCGCTACCGCATCGGGTCTCGTTCTGGAAGAGCAGGGTGTACCGCTTCGGGCGATGGTCGCTTACCTGTTCGGTGAGACGGCC
This genomic window contains:
- a CDS encoding NTP transferase domain-containing protein, whose translation is MPNAPKRPSQDARTLSEAASLSSEKILNPPALVLHGGVTLCDRVLVLLAAGKGTRFGQNPKCIQPIHGTPLARHSIDAFRWLAPRPVVCLVGYRHQEVAAALGSDNIYVLSDNPTGGTAFPAFESLCVPGLLESNPVLIITMGDRIVPSSVFRMLCETHCAEPREADLSFLTARYEQSRIRGKGRVLRNESGRVVRIVEDRDLAAEKDELVRQALLTLTEGNCPLYAVRAATLHRHLATLTNGNAQGQYYLTDLVEAVSRDGGDIRTITTTPADPEYDLLCSDVTHPIDLALLEGKMASAIGLFAEIREVEEAVRAIAANRPGGQVASIACQLEELVAADGREKLGFRPDSPVGIGIAGGRLRIAFMHPDMVRFFGPAWQMPIGAGNEIGREQIVVLSQGADDRRVHLYPLDPKYRECVNSVPSDQEAMYPGRDISDWNTYEGFGTRMSETLLLSLGYFSNEELERRRQRGQPLPPPSLWISNNMRRPFALVGNAIASMRTLREGSLGARVQQQLGRESFKGLRLVCTGNIPQGGFSSSSAVTVATKNSINALFEIGIPPDVLVHLAAQAEYGTGVRAGSLDQATAQKGRAGQGTLISSNPRDNYRIIGTYPVPTERFQVIFPYSVERDREAWRWSWGMYAAGADSGRPTTGELRKLTGKAAELAAILTRLPLDVDLFSKIEDDLVQDGLLGVESRAWICSVLRALPLLIAQDELRQRVSASTDWYVGELIECGRLDPPTARHRAESTFDSVFAGWRDPVLRRATASGLVLEEQGVPLRAMVAYLFGETAKNFYLVHHREEWIEYVTRSQRGDCCVEIDPDRLPSRAAMEREQDWERDLAGPELLDRWLERHGAAFFDFNRGLDDQSLSLENPPEFHHLEGSGFFRGLALIDLAGAMLKRAFGPEAVAVRVNAAGQGDYFQVHIDKLQASVEDVEGFIRTAFYRRFGLSPEPEFVALHPGGGAVGLRLSRYDMLPQVIRRLRSCPGSA